The Bryobacteraceae bacterium genome includes a window with the following:
- a CDS encoding glucarate dehydratase, translating into MVVKDLSIHPLAVADPPLRSSYGLHAPYALRTLIRLDTTEGISGVAEAHGGEGSIAAFHAIREHVLGMDPFALHALWMRWGADQAEGDRSQTWLVPGENPHDARRRAFAAVEAACLDIIGKAVGKPVCDLLGGRARDAAPFSAYLFYKHSGGGGEGADARADEYGECLSPESIVRQCRQMVAQYGFREIKLKGGVLDPEIEIETIRQLRAEFGPDYPLRIDPNCAWSVETSVRVGLALREELSGGGYLEDPCAGLDGMAEVRRRLVEAGAEIPLASNVAVTGFEDILPAWRNHAVQIVLSDPHYWGGIRAVQRLGDLCRCLGLGLSMHSNNHLGVSLLIMAHSCCATPAMEFACDTHYPWQHSSDEILAGGRVKFENGCVRVPDRPGLGAEIDWDQVARLEERYHGIPYRRRDDAAEMRKHVDPAWQRILPRW; encoded by the coding sequence GTGGTCGTCAAGGATCTCTCCATCCACCCCCTGGCCGTCGCCGATCCGCCCCTGCGCAGCTCCTACGGTCTTCACGCGCCCTACGCCCTGCGCACGCTCATCCGGCTCGACACCACAGAGGGCATCTCTGGCGTCGCCGAAGCGCACGGTGGCGAGGGATCCATCGCCGCATTTCATGCCATCCGCGAGCACGTCCTCGGCATGGATCCCTTCGCGCTCCACGCACTCTGGATGCGTTGGGGCGCGGATCAGGCCGAAGGGGACCGCTCGCAGACGTGGCTCGTTCCCGGAGAAAACCCACACGACGCCCGCCGCCGCGCCTTCGCCGCTGTCGAAGCCGCCTGCCTCGACATCATCGGCAAAGCCGTGGGCAAGCCCGTGTGCGATCTGCTCGGCGGACGCGCCCGCGATGCGGCGCCTTTTTCCGCTTATCTCTTCTACAAACACTCCGGCGGCGGTGGCGAGGGAGCAGATGCGCGCGCGGACGAGTACGGTGAGTGCCTCTCACCAGAATCCATTGTCCGCCAATGCCGCCAGATGGTTGCACAATATGGCTTCCGCGAAATCAAACTGAAAGGCGGCGTCCTGGATCCCGAAATTGAAATCGAAACCATCCGCCAGTTACGCGCCGAATTCGGCCCCGATTATCCCCTCCGCATCGATCCGAATTGCGCCTGGAGCGTCGAGACCTCGGTCCGCGTCGGCCTGGCCCTGCGCGAGGAGCTGTCCGGCGGCGGCTATCTGGAAGATCCCTGCGCCGGACTCGACGGCATGGCCGAAGTCCGCCGCCGCCTTGTTGAAGCTGGCGCTGAGATCCCGCTGGCCTCGAATGTCGCCGTCACGGGCTTCGAGGACATTCTGCCTGCCTGGCGGAATCACGCCGTCCAGATCGTTCTCTCCGATCCCCATTACTGGGGCGGCATCCGCGCCGTGCAGCGTCTCGGAGATCTCTGCCGATGCCTTGGCCTTGGCCTCTCCATGCACTCGAACAATCACCTTGGGGTGAGCCTGCTCATCATGGCCCACTCCTGCTGCGCCACTCCCGCCATGGAGTTCGCCTGCGACACGCATTACCCTTGGCAGCACTCTTCGGATGAAATCCTGGCCGGCGGCCGGGTGAAATTCGAGAACGGCTGCGTCCGTGTGCCGGACCGCCCGGGGCTCGGGGCGGAGATTGATTGGGATCAGGTCGCCCGGCTCGAAGAGCGCTATCATGGTATTCCCTACCGCAGGCGCGACGACGCCGCCGAGATGCGCAAACACGTCGATCCCGCCTGGCAGCGCATCCTCCCACGCTGGTAG